The following are from one region of the Biomphalaria glabrata chromosome 12, xgBioGlab47.1, whole genome shotgun sequence genome:
- the LOC106062576 gene encoding uncharacterized protein LOC106062576, with the protein MLRVGVYQEGSSPGDPPEYLGLCISNDFLITKNAVDHYWQAMAAKFFLVLVTVIVLYSSIFHTVYQQGLWHPAASHSDAASVSRHDASKAPDETSNITTAPKQHIVTTDGPNLEQVTTDGPNLEQVTTDGPNLEQVTTVGPNKGQHKVITDGPALGHHKVMKNAPIPGNYNVITDDPSSRHHKVDIRIPAQLSEGQSNNCPYSTRETKPSEEIMLNIAQVKNIDSQVSLYDAPTTLLVKEAASPHQKNVPEPPHANQLMHCNPWQPSIPLNKMSALETDEDNQNTDILSACDDMQPHQLGSHSTRDRHNSYPQNFNDRNEQLATGHNYLNESGPNELIQHNESGQNELIQQIESGQNDLIQHNESGQNELIQHNESETNPKNIPSTKSYQQGKKLMCEMHKESMLPHGGQSHTSQTNTPCVGQSPTLHVGQFGDPQEEHSTMKCSSLFKRLFQTKVHPLQPANTSELQTPTTGKSSRTGAVKFQRYHITDARQKRIWTAQVKTAKVLLMVTIVYVLSFAPVLLMTVNAIPSHRIPFYTYFLHSAANPLIYSFINPTFRMQLMKLLKCRRWTE; encoded by the coding sequence ATGCTTAGAGTAGGGGTATACCAAGAGGGGTCATCACCAGGGGACCCCCCAGAATATCTAGGGCTGTGCATCAGCAATGATTTTCTGATCACCAAAAATGCTGTTGACCACTACTGGCAGGCGATGGCAGCCAAGTTTTTCCTTGTCTTGGTGACTGTCATTGTTTTGTACAGCTCCATATTTCACACAGTCTACCAACAGGGTCTGTGGCATCCAGCAGCCTCTCACAGTGATGCAGCTTCTGTTTCCAGACATGACGCTTCTAAAGCACCAGATGAAACAAGCAACATAACTACAGCTCCAAAGCAGCATATAGTCACAACAGATGGTCCAAATTTAGAACAAGTCACAACAGATGGTCCAAATTTAGAGCAAGTCACAACAGATGGTCCAAATCTAGAGCAAGTCACAACAGTTGGTCCAAATAAAGGGCAACATAAAGTCATAACAGATGGTCCAGCTCTAGGGCACCACAAAGTTATGAAAAACGCCCCAATCCCAGGAAACTATAATGTCATAACAGACGATCCAAGCTCCAGGCATCACAAAGTGGACATCAGAATACCAGCTCAACTGTCTGAAGGGCAATCAAATAACTGTCCATATTCCACTAGAGAGACCAAACCATCTGAAGAAATTATGCTTAACATTGCACAAGTTAAAAACATTGACTCTCAAGTTTCTCTCTATGATGCTCCCACGACACTTCTGGTCAAAGAAGCAGCAAGTCCCCATCAAAAGAATGTTCCAGAACCTCCACACGCTAACCAGCTGATGCACTGCAACCCATGGCAACCTAGCATACCTCTCAACAAAATGTCTGCtttagaaacagatgaagacaACCAGAACACAGACATTTTATCAGCATGTGATGATATGCAGCCTCATCAGCTTGGTTCTCACTCTACTAGAGACAGACACAATTCCTACCCGCAGAACTTTAATGACAGAAATGAACAACTGGCAACTGGACACAACTATCTCAATGAATCAGGCCCAAATGAGTTGATTCAACACAATGAATCTGGCCAGAATGAGTTAATTCAACAGATTGAATCAGGCCAGAATGATTTGATTCAACACAATGAATCAGGCCAGAATGAGTTGATTCAACACAATGAATCAGAAACTAACCCAAAAAATATTCCATCAACTAAAAGTTATCAACAAGGGAAGAAATTAATGTGTGAGATGCACAAAGAAAGTATGCTGCCCCATGGAGGACAGTCCCATACTTCCCAAACCAATACACCTTGTGTAGGACAGTCCCCTACTCTCCATGTAGGACAGTTTGGTGACCCCCAGGAAGAGCATTCCACAATGAAATGTTCAAGTCTCTTTAAAAGATTATTTCAAACTAAAGTTCATCCCCTCCAGCCAGCAAACACAAGTGAGTTACAAACTCCCACCACAGGGAAGTCCTCCAGGACAGGGGCAGTCAAATTTCAACGCTACCACATTACAGATGCTAGGCAGAAAAGGATTTGGACTGCACAGGTGAAGACGGCCAAAGTACTCCTCATGGTGACCATCGTCTACGTCCTGAGCTTTGCTCCAGTTCTCTTGATGACTGTAAATGCCATACCCTCGCACCGCATTCCGTTCTATACCTACTTCCTGCATAGCGCTGCCAACCCATTGATTTACTCCTTTATCAACCCAACATTCCGTATGCAGCTcatgaaacttttaaaatgtagacGCTGGACAGAATAG